In Strix aluco isolate bStrAlu1 chromosome Z, bStrAlu1.hap1, whole genome shotgun sequence, the sequence TGGTGTTACCACGCCACGCAAACACAGGGGGTGGTGATATGATCTAGGCTGTCTCGTAAGCGTTAACGTAAGGTTTTAACTTGGAGCATAATTTGAGTAACTTTTCCTGGTGACTCAGTCTTTTTTCAGTGAGAGTGACGCTACGTGAGTGTCACAAGACTGCTTTGGATATGCCAAAGGTTCAGTGATACGATGTTTAAAATAATTGACCACTGACAAAACATCATGGCTATTGAAATAATTGCTGTAGGAATGgaagaattttattattttattaagagCAGCAAGCAGGACAACAAACAGCTCTACTGTAAGGTGGCAGCATCGAGAGATTTTCAGACAACTCTTTAGTGTTCCACAGCTGACAAAATGAATCTTccagttttgattatttttataatggCCCACCGTACTAGCAGAGTGACAGCCCTAATTAATATTTTCACGAGTCCGTTGGAGTGCTGcgctgaagtttttctttcttttccatctgtatttGGTCCAAGTGGAAGAGCGTGGTTGACCCACATCAAACCTCACACTTCACTCCAGCAGGACGGTAAAGCAGTTACGTATGCAGCGTCCTGCAGCCCTAACGTAGGGAAGCCATGAAGTTTGGAGGGGTTTCACATACTCTTCGTCACTTTAACATCAAAGATGTGTGCTTATCATGCATTTCGTGGTATCAAATCTGAATTACGGTGGCGTGGTGTTTTGATAATGTTCTTTAATTCCAGCTCGCGACTTTTTGGCTAAAATTAACGATGGTTTTGCCAAGCTGAGATACAGTGTCTCTATTTGTCTCcagcagagaaaaaagggaagggcAGTTTAATTGTATTGCCTTTGCACAACAGTTAACAGTCAATAACAACTTCTCCTCGGTGCTGTAATTGTTGGAGCCAAgtggacagggaaaaaaagctcattttcagGTCTTAGTTCAAGTTTTCAATGTGTTAAATTCTGCTAGCCACACCAGTTTGAGAGTGCAAGTGTACTTGTGAACCTGCTGATCAGTTTAGTGTTAATGGCTGAGCTGAAgccttttaaaatcaaattctgttAACCTGTTCTGAAATATCTGTAGTTTTCCTTTAAAGCTTAGAcaattcttgaaatatttatttgggagaaaaaaaccccagcaacttTCTCAGGAAGGAGTCCAGTGATGTATGCAGCTCTATTCaagcactatttttaaaaataaaccactgttCAGTACGTTTTGGAGGAACGTAAATTTAAGCCAGTGTCCTCCTTAGGAACAGTAGTTATAACATGCTGAAAATAAGCAATTTATTGGACTTACTGTTGGCCTGTTTGGATTCATACCAAATCTACTCCAGCTCTGTCGTTCAATAAAACCTGTGAcatctcctcttctttcctttcaaacTCCAAAATGAGATGTGAACAAAGCAAAAGATGCGGTTGATAACCAGAGTTCTCTGCATACTTCTACTCCTAAAATATTAAGGGTGTCCGAGTCAAAATtagctgctgcagagcatcttGCTTCACGTTTCCTAAGACGCTctggggggtggaaaaaaaatactgaaaccaAACTTGTAGGAACTGTGTATTGCAGTGCCCTTAGTTGGGTGTATTTTCCTCCCCAGTAGTGCTGAGCtcttcttaattaaaattttggAACGTTCATGAATAGGTAGTGTGTTTTTTTACCAGGTCAACCTACCAGTATATTGACAGGTAGCCATAGTGATGGACTCTTACAGATTGCTTCAGGGCCTCAGCCAGGAACTCAGCAGAATGGGTTTACAGCTCAGCCAGCCACTTACCATCACAGTGAGTATATACATATGTGCACTCTTCTTAGTTTTCTAAAAACCAGTTTCCAAATGTTCAGGAGAAATAGAGGATTAGAAGGGAGATGCGGAAAAACTCCCTTAAAAACCAAccactcctttctttttctagatAGTACTACAACTTGGACTGGAAGTCGGACAGCAGCCTACACACCTACCATACCTCACCACCAGAATGGCCATCTTCAGCATCATCCACCTATGCATCCTGGACATTACTGTAAGGAatcactttattttcagttttcttgaaCGTTGGGTGCTCGTTTGTGGTTATTCTTTACccccaaatcctttttttttttttttcctcattatagAACTACCGTGTTTAGTATATTCTGACAGTTACATATGAGCTTGAAGGACTTTTCTTCATTAAAGCAGCAGAGATTAGAAATTCTGATAGCTATAGTGATGCCATCTGTATTACAGTTGTCTTACTATACCTAGCAAAACTAGCATCTCCTTTCTAAACCtctgtttttaaagctttgcaaTCCTAtagtaaatatttcctttgtgGAAAAGGAAGTTGATTCGGCATGTgttgtttggatatttttctttcaaaacttggAAGTTCCtggctgtttttattttctagaaattttGAAGACGTCTCTTAATGATGTAACAACCTACATTAAGCTTTGGAAGACGTGTGTCCATGTACACGAACCACTTTATAAGAACTTTGTGAAAGCTCGTGCAGTAATATTGTCAATAAAGTGGTCTTGCCACAGCCTGATTCATGAGTACATTTGACACACAAACttgaaaatcttttaaatctaCAAAATAGGACCACAGCCTCTTTGTTTTAAGGTACAGGAgatgggaagggggaaaaaaaagtgatcaaaCTTGCAGTGTGTCTAGCACAGCGTATGCATTATAAGAGTATAGTGCAAAAAAGCCCCACCCAAATTAAAGTTTTTTGAAATTTTGTGGCAAAAAGGTAGAACAGTTCTTTATTTTCTGGTACAGTACTTAACCAGAACACCTGTTTCCAGCAGTCATTGTTAGTGGAGAGGAGAATATACTGTGAGTTAATGTTAGAATGACTTTTCAGCTTGTTTCTATCCAGAAAATTGTGGTTTAGATACCACAAGTATCTaaagtttcattattttgttcTGTTAGGTTCCTACTTCATTTCTCATCTTATTTGTCAGAAATATAGGATGTAAAAACTTCAGTGGTGCTGTAGAAACTCTATAAATGTTTCTCAGTGCATGTATCTTTCCATAATTAATATTTGTAACTGGCTGGTGGTACCACACAAAGCTTTTCTTGGCTGCTGCCTTTTCTCACTTCACAAAGTTGCATGTTTTGACACCTACCAACGTTGTGCCTGTTTTGACATCTTGTTGCAAAAGCTGCTGTTACTTATAATACTATGTTTAAGTCTTTCCTTCTTGTTCTCTGCTGCTTCTAAGGGACCTAGTTACTTTATAAAAGTGGAGAGAATAAACTGACCGATACCAAGACCacagtcagtatttttttttctgtaggccCTTTTCTCCAGGGCTTTTTCCATCTTCAGGGACTGTTTCTTGTGGTCAAGTCCACAGCCTGCTGGGCAACTTGTTTTGCGATTGATGAAACTAATGAAGTGTGGTTTCTGACAGATTTATATCACATATATCACATGTCTCTCTACAGTGATTCTCTCCTTGCCCGACTTGAGGGCAGATGTGAAGCCTAAGTcctatttttattacatttccaTGCTACATCTGGTTTGTGCTCTCTCCTGGAGCTGGGTCTGGCTTGAGCAGCATGCAGCCTTTCCTCCAGGGATACTAATGGAGCTCTTTGCTCGACTTCTGAATTTTTAGGAAACCTCTAACAGTGTAATTCCTCTGTGGGCATTTTCCTCCCCTATCAGATTTGGCCAATTGATTCAGAAATGACTGGGATTTATAACATCTGGCATCCTCATAAGTcttttttcttaggaaaacaagttaagaaagaaaactttattttttccttgtgtaaaacaaaatgcatgttttcttttaaagggcCAGTTCACAATGAACTTGCATTCCAGCCTCCTATATCAAATCATCCTGGTGAGTAAAATCTAACATGTAATGCTAAATGTTATGAAAACTTTATggtttgagtcttttttttttttttttccctgtatcaaGTGCTCTGAAATTTGTGAGACATGTATTCAAAAGtgcaggaaaggaggagaggaaccATTTTGTGATAAGTCTTCTTTTTGAGTTCGGACCTCTGTTTTGAAATAGTGGCGTACTCTGTGAATTTAATTTAGCTGCCCAAGTCAAAAATTGCAGTCCTCAAACCCACACTGAGCTGGTTCCTACCCTAGAGGTGTCTGAACTCTGAATGTCCTCCATCCTAAACTTTACAGGGTGCCTGAATTTGTACTTCTTGCCTGCTTAGAAACATCATGGAGCTTAGGTCATGCCAAAGCCCTCTTGGATCCATAATCTATGAGTTCCTCATTGCAGCCAGATACCCTGAAAGATAGGTGTTGCCCTTAGAATTTTGGTGCTGAGGTGCCTTGTTGGACCTCTCCATTCTTTCCAAGAGTCTTCATTAATTGTAGAAGTTTGTGGAACCAAAAAAGTCTTGTCTTGCAGTACAGGCTAGCTCCGTGCAAGGTGATATATTCTCTTTCTAACAACAGCAAAGCTGTTGCCTGCACGGGGGGAGCTGCATAGTTGAAAAACCTAAAAGTTTAACGTGTTTATTCATTGGCCAGTGACTAAATCAGTACCAGAAACAAAACTGTTGATAATTGTTGGGTGAACTTACCTGTAGCTAAATTGTATTACGTATTATTGAGTATGTCTTTTTCACCTTATTGATTCACCCATTGATTTCATCCTATTCAGTCCTCAGGGACACGAGTATTTATTTGAAGGTTTAAAAAGGCATTCAGGCACcttattttactcttttctaATAAAACCAGAACAGTTTCTTAAGATAAGTAGGCGTGCTGTTGGGTGCTGTGGTTCGTAATGAACAAGTACCGCTTACGGCACTGGGAGAGCTCTTTTTCCTGTTGGCTTTTCCAGCCTGTGTTTAGCTGCTGTCACATTAACTCTTCAGCTTCCCCTATTTTGAGTACCCTGTAgggctgatttttcttttgtcctcCCCAACAAGCTGCGTGTTAAATGGGACGGTCGGCAAAGAGTCCCCAAAATCCCCAGTGACTTGAGCTTATGGCAACTTTGGGTTTTAATGCATCTGAAGAGGGAAACTCTTAACACTTCAGAGCACACACAGCAAACTGCTGAAAGTTTGATAAGCCAGTTGCTCCCAGGTAGCACGTGAGCAGctggtacacacacacaaaatcactTCGTGTGCTTTGCCAGGTTTACCAGCTTACTTAAGTGTTTGGATTTCAGTAGCATCCTCTTAGGGAGTCAGGGTTTCCCCTTCCTCACATGGTAGCTTCTTCCAAGTACCATCTTCCCTTTGTAGCCAGTTTTTAAAACAATATGAGTTAAAAGGCACCTCTTTGCTGTTAAAACATGCCATTTTGTTCTGCTCCCTTGCTTAATACTTCCTTGTTTTATCCCATGCCTGTCGTTCTTGTGTGCAGACAAGATCACTATgtgatctttgatgtttttgccCCGTTGCCCTGCTTTCCCAATCCAGTTTGCTTTGCAGGGAGGATAGAGCAAAGTGGTTTCACCTAGGAGGTAGTTACTCCTATATCTTAAGCCAGACCTGTTTCAGAGTTAGTTTCTCTCAGCCTAGTCATGAACAGGCATATATGTATTAGTTCTTTATGCTGAAGGAGGGCAAAATCAAGCTATAGCCCTAAGGTGCAGGTTTACGGAATCTAACTGAATTAAAAACTGTACAAAGACTTGTAAGATGGTGACTACAAAAGCCCCCCGCATTGATGGGTGCTCAAATAAAAACAACAAGCCCGTGTCCGTTGCAGCAGGCAGTATTTTTCTGTGCTAGCAGACATGCCTTTGTCTATCTGAACTTATGTGATTGTGTGCTCTTACTCTGAATGCCAGATGCAGTTGCAGAAGGGCTTAATTGATTGTCTGGAATGGGTTTATAGGGGGGTTTTTTGTGCCCTTCGGTCAGTTAATTGTATATGTTCTTTAGCTCCAGAATATTGGTGTTCAATCGCATATTTTGAAATGGACGTGCAAGTTGGGGAAACATTTAAAGTCCCTTCGAGCTGTCCAATTGTTACTGTTGATGGATATGTGGATCCTTCTGGAGGAGACCGTTTCTGCCTGGGCCAGCTTTCCAACGTGCATAGAACAGAAGCCATTGAGAGAGCAAGGTATTCTGCAGATCCCAAACACTCCAGCTGTCTGTGGTATTTGATAATATTTTCGTTTTACCTGCAGTGTGTGCCTCCCTTTTAAAATTCCAAGTATGGTGTGGTTTTAACTGCATTAACTCTAGCAGAATATATCTTTCTAGGCCAGTCCTGTAACGCATTCAAAATGTGAACGGGGTGACAAAGACCTTCAGTGCTTTGCCGTAGCGCGTTGCTTTTCATTGCTTTCAAAGGCTGTGCCTTCCAGGATAAAATTAGCAACTCGTGCCATTATGTATGCAAGCTGAATATTGGCTCTCCGCACCACAGAGCGACGTGAGAATAACTGCAATATATAGATTTGTCAAAGGAGTGGAGAAAGGTTGATGGAGAGCTGGTTGGATTTTCATTCATTCTCACCATGCATGTGCTAGGCTTTGATGCGGAAGCACAGAGAACCGAAGCAatcttgcagcttttttttatttttttttttatttctttgaaaaggaataaaaccGATTCCACGTCTTCAGAAATGTTGCACTGTGACAATCAAAACGCTAGATTGCTGTAACTTGATCCAAATGAACATACAGTTCTGCATTAAAATGTGGCTTTGTGTGTGTACTTGAGTGACTTTCTGTATTAGAATCCTTGTGGGATTTTACACTTCGGAGCAAGAACTGAATGCGTTTGGTATCCCAGCTCTGTATTGTCAGGGAGTGTGTTAGTTGCTATTCAGACATCATTGCTTCTACATTCTGTGTTTGCCATCGATCTTGACGTGCTATTACAGacgtttttttcttttgcagattttGTGTTACTACATACTAACTTATACCTCAGATAATAATTACAATTTCAAGTCCTTGTGTGAGCCGAGTGTGAATTAAGGTATCACAGATGACTGAGAGCTGGGAGAATTATTTCTGCCTTACTTAGGTCTGATTTATAGTATGTACACACAGGTGCATTGGAACTGTTTATCTTTTTAAGGTTGCACATAGGTAAAGGGGTGCAGTTGGAGTGCAAAGGCGAAGGAGACGTGTGGGTCAGATGCCTCAGTGACCACGCGGTCTTCGTTCAGAGTTACTACCTGGATAGAGAAGCAGGGCGTGCACCAGGGGATGCTGTGCACAAGATTTACCCAAGTGCATATATAAAGGTGGGTTTGATGTTCCTGGATGAAAACTGGGGGGGAAATAGCATACATTTAGTTCTTGTAAATGTTAGGGAAGCTATgagacactgaaataaatgtaactTTGCTTTTGATTCtcctttaaaaaaccctaaaacctgACCAAGTCACTTTagagtcatttaaaaaaatcaacttaaCTGAAAGTATCATCTAGATACTGCAAAAATAACTTTTGATTTCATTGCAAACAATCGATAGcagctttttgtatttttagcCTTACCGTTTTTTAAATTACCTGCTACTAAAATTTGTAGCATAGCTTATCTCttttttcactctctctctccAAAACAAGAAAAGTTGGGAAAGCGTGTGTAAACACAGAAGTGTAAAGTGTGTGTTAAAGTGTTATGGACATGAAGTGATCCAGAGGTCACTGAAAGTTGCGTGGAAACAAATGATTTTCAGGAGATTCTTACTCGGACGTTCCTCTGCCAGACTTACAACTTTATTTAGGGCACTTGTAAAAAACCATTCTTGAAGGAGAGAGAACCTGCCTGAAGtttgcaaagtttttttttttttttatttttaaatccacaGTTTTGCAGGCAGGTTGTGTAATGAAGGTGAAAGAAACCCCAGCAACCTCAACATACAAGCCTTGTAGCATGAGAACAGAGTTCCTGTGTATATTAGTGCCAAGCCTGATCACAAAGATATAAAATGCCAACAACCTCAAACGTAGCTGCTGAAACTTCAGGCCTATCAATTAttggtatttcttttaaagagacTTAACACATTTCGCTAAAGCAGCAAAGAAGAATAAAACCTGAAAAGTTAAGCAGGACTTGTTGGcttccattttaatttatatGCCTATTTTTTGGAAATCCTGGGATTTAACTAAAAAGTTGGGATTTTATCAGCCCTGTAGCATCCTTCAGACTCTGATCCTGCAGTCGATTCTGCACGGGGTGCTGCTTTAGCCTGCTCAGCTCAGCCAGGTTCTGGTATTGCCAGTGGTGGTGACATCATATGAGAAGAGTCTTTAAGAATCAGCTTTAGTGgattatttctgttaaaaattaaacTAGTCGGGGAAGATTTGCTTTTACCCAAGTGGATGGTGAGACTGTAGGAGTTGCTTTGGGAGAGCAGAGAGGTCCAGATTATCGGGGGTGGGAGTTGAGGAATTCTTTCCTTCATTGATTTTGGGAAGTCTACACAGtctgatacttattttttttttctttaaaggtgttTGATTTACGCCAGTGTCACCGTCAGATGCAACAGCAGGCTGCCACTgcccaagctgctgctgctgctcaagcTGCAGCAGTAGCTGGAAACATCCCTGGACCAGGATCAGTAGGTGGAATAGCCCCAGCCATCAGTAAGTAAATTAACTGcttgctctcctttttttccttaacctGCAAACAAATTCCACAGCTCCGCCTCCTAACAGcacccccccagccaccccctgcccctgcgACAGGGCAGATGAACATGGAATGGAGTAGGAGGAttggggggagctggggctgggctggcaccCTGGTAAGTCTGTATTTATTCCCTGAGTACCTGCTCCACACACCAGTTCTCGCTCTGTGCTCTTCAGGGGACGTTGGAAATGCAGTAGAGAAAACATTTATATACAAGGTCAAATAACATAACTCTCTTCCTTTAAACAGAGATACTTCTGGCTGCTTAGACCTGACCTTGAAAAATTATCTTTGAGGTCTGAGctcaaaaaaatgttattcaaaaCAATGGGGATTACTGAGCAACAAAGTCCTTGAATAGGTTTAGGAAAACTTGAGATTcttgagaagaggaagaagagagtgtgaggctcttttttctcccttcctctctccccttcctctctccccttcctctctccccttcctctctccccttcctctctccccttcctctctccccttcctctctccccttcctctctccccttcctctctccccttcctctctccccttcctctctccccttcctctctccccttcctctctccccttcctctctccccttcctctctccccttcctctctccccttcctctctccccttcctctctccccttcctctctccccttcctctctccccttcctctctccccttcctctctccccttcctctctccccttcctctctccccttcctctctccccttcctctctccccttcctctctccccttcctctctccccttcctctctccccttcctctctccccttcctctctccccttcctctctccccttcctctctccccttcctctctccccttcctctctccccttcctctctccccttcctctctccccttcctctctccccttcctctctccccttcctctctccccttcctctctccccttcctctctccccttcctctctccccttcctctctccccttcctctctccccttcctctctccccttcctctctccccttcctctctccccttcctctctccccttcctctctccccttcctctctccccttcctctctccccttcctctctccccttcctctctccccttcctctctccccttgtTATTCTGGGCTAGAGTTTTCTCAGTTACTGAATTCCTTGAGATTGTACCTAAGCACTTTTAAAAGTGTAAGTACTTATGTGTCTTGGGCTGCTTTATGTGCCGTAGTATTTTGTGGATTCCTTGTGTTGCCACGTGGCACTTCCCAGCCATCCTACAAACTGCTGAAGGCATTTTCAGGAATATATTTTACTTCTGTCTTAGCCACACTTGCACTTTGAAGCTTGTCAGCTgtattcatctttttattttattagaagtAAGTAGTGTGATTTGCCATTCCAGCATCCTGCAGGTGGTCGGTCTGAGTTcttatttttttgaatattttgaattGAATATTTTTTGACTGTATTTCCTAAATAAGGTTTACAGGCGTTGTATCATGTAAGACATTGTTTTGTCACATCTGCTTTATTCTAGGGAGCTTTATTTCAGCACCCTTTCAAGATTGCAGAAcggtgaaaaaaaaatttaattggaGGAAACGCGAAATAATCGTTGTGTTTTATTTGATAGCAGAGATCTAGAAATGTGGGTTGGCCTTGGCTGTGCCGAGAGGGAACTGTACGTGAAGAAAGAGCCAGGCAAAAGAACATGTCTGTGAACACTCACGTGAAACCTCTCCTGTTTAGGTTTGTCAGCTGCTGCCGGAATCGGTGTAGATGACCTTCGCCGCTTATGCATACTCAGGATGAGTTTTGTAAAAGGTTGGGGACCTGATTACCCGAGACAGAGCATCAAAGAGACGCCGTGCTGGATCGAAATTCACTTACACCGTGCCCTCCAGCTTCTAGATGAAGTACTTCATACCATGCCTATTGCAGACCCACAACCTTTAGACTGAGATCCCTCTGCTGCACTGCTGTGGGCCGTTATCTTGTGAGGATGGTGGATTGTAAAATACAATTCTGTTTATAACCTGAAgatatattttacttttgttctgCTTAATCTTCTAAAACCgggttttaaaaatgtgtttgccGCCTTGCTCTTAGAAAGAAACTGAACATGCAGAATTTGGATTTTGGTTATTTTCAGAACTTAATTGTCATAATACATGGCTCAGGGCTTAAAGTGAAAGGTAAACGCCTTATAGAGACTTTACAGTATTGGGTTGTTCCCGTTGAAACTTTCCTTCTCTATTCTGGCATCTTGGTGATAAGCCTCACAGGAGCCTTTTGTATGCagaatatatattatatatatatttatatctgaaAATTCCTTCTAATAGTTATAAACATTTACCTTATAGCAACTTTAAAATTCCAACTGATTTGTGATGTTCTTTTTAGGGAACAATAGTTAACAGACGACTTCCTTTATTTTGTTGACTATCTTGTTATGATTTTTCCAGATTAAAACGTAGAAGCTGCCAAAAAGTGAGGGATGAGACATACGTTGTTGGCATTGATTAAAAATAGCGAGGAAAAGAAATGGGGCTTTTCCCTtcactagtttttaaaaaaaagatatcttagatttttatttatatagaCACGTGAGTTTTAAAACACTAAAGGAAACGGATACTTTCAGTGCTGGCACTCAATTTAAATATAACAGGAAATACCCAGTCTGCAAAGTTGCCACTGAAATTGCATGATGAGGACGTAATGGCAGGAACATATTTTCATAACTACTACTGACTTTATGATTTTACTCAAGTAAAACTTGGCAGGTATTTTCAAAAGTTGCATGACTCTTTTTACTTGCATATACCATTAAATCCTGTAGAATATGACATCGATATTTAGGATCCAGTTTTTGTATCTGTTCACCATTTCCACTCAGGGCAAGATGGCAAACTTGTTTTTATACCTCTTGGTTCTTTTCAGCCCTATGCCATCAACGACCGTATCAATTGGCAATGACTTTGTATAGAGAATTTATagtagaaaaaaatgcaaatgtattgACTGTATGACAGATACAATATGTATGCTTTCTCTCTAGTTAATAGTATAAATAAAATCATGAAaaccctgattattttttttttttttataaatttagtTTGCTTCTATTCTGTAATTCTGCACCTTGAAACCATTGATCTTGAGTGATggattattt encodes:
- the SMAD4 gene encoding mothers against decapentaplegic homolog 4 isoform X1, whose protein sequence is MDNMSITNTPTSNDACLSIVHSLMCHRQGGESETFAKRAIESLVKKLKEKKDELDSLITAITTNGAHPSKCVTIQRTLDGRLQVAGRKGFPHVIYARLWRWPDLHKNELKHVKYCQYAFDLKCDSVCVNPYHYERVVSPGIDLSGLTLQSSAPSSMLVKDEYVHDYEGQPSLSSAEGHSVQTIQHPPSNRASTEPYSTPAMLAPTEASTTSTTNFPNIPVASTSQPTSILTGSHSDGLLQIASGPQPGTQQNGFTAQPATYHHNSTTTWTGSRTAAYTPTIPHHQNGHLQHHPPMHPGHYWPVHNELAFQPPISNHPAPEYWCSIAYFEMDVQVGETFKVPSSCPIVTVDGYVDPSGGDRFCLGQLSNVHRTEAIERARLHIGKGVQLECKGEGDVWVRCLSDHAVFVQSYYLDREAGRAPGDAVHKIYPSAYIKVFDLRQCHRQMQQQAATAQAAAAAQAAAVAGNIPGPGSVGGIAPAISLSAAAGIGVDDLRRLCILRMSFVKGWGPDYPRQSIKETPCWIEIHLHRALQLLDEVLHTMPIADPQPLD
- the SMAD4 gene encoding mothers against decapentaplegic homolog 4 isoform X2; protein product: MDNMSITNTPTSNDACLSIVHSLMCHRQGGESETFAKRAIESLVKKLKEKKDELDSLITAITTNGAHPSKCVTIQRTLDGRLQVAGRKGFPHVIYARLWRWPDLHKNELKHVKYCQYAFDLKCDSVCVNPYHYERVVSPGIDLSGLTLQSSAPSSMLVKDEYVHDYEGQPSLSSAEGHSVQTIQHPPSNRASTEPYSTPAMLAPTEASTTSTTNFPNIPVASTNSTTTWTGSRTAAYTPTIPHHQNGHLQHHPPMHPGHYWPVHNELAFQPPISNHPAPEYWCSIAYFEMDVQVGETFKVPSSCPIVTVDGYVDPSGGDRFCLGQLSNVHRTEAIERARLHIGKGVQLECKGEGDVWVRCLSDHAVFVQSYYLDREAGRAPGDAVHKIYPSAYIKVFDLRQCHRQMQQQAATAQAAAAAQAAAVAGNIPGPGSVGGIAPAISLSAAAGIGVDDLRRLCILRMSFVKGWGPDYPRQSIKETPCWIEIHLHRALQLLDEVLHTMPIADPQPLD